Proteins encoded by one window of Haloarcula pelagica:
- a CDS encoding class I SAM-dependent methyltransferase: protein MDIDINRIYDRMPEEMQSSAQRWFYVLHPRRSWAQRIRPETAHDAFVDRFFDDEAEFERYQREFFESSLPEHITGEIDAIDDEYDVYDAHRDECLKYYALVRKFQPGTIVETGVYSGVSTTTILAALAENGHGHLRSIDCSAGLRAGETDPEHRARQRQFSRDRPSCAEPTSHILPPGKEPGWLIPDHLRDRWTLTQGSSRTELPAVVADTASIDLFFHDSAHTLSRMLFEFECVWDVLEPGGLIVSNHADWNDAVDTFAEEHRCEHGDLSFHYLGYRETEEPIPCRTAYIRKPGGESA from the coding sequence ATGGACATCGATATCAACCGAATCTACGACCGAATGCCCGAAGAGATGCAGTCGAGTGCCCAGCGCTGGTTCTACGTGTTACATCCCCGCCGATCGTGGGCACAGCGCATCAGACCGGAGACAGCCCACGACGCGTTCGTCGACCGCTTCTTCGACGACGAAGCCGAGTTCGAGCGGTACCAGCGGGAGTTTTTCGAGAGTTCGTTGCCGGAACACATCACCGGCGAGATCGACGCCATCGACGACGAGTACGATGTCTACGACGCCCACAGGGACGAGTGTCTGAAGTACTACGCCCTCGTCAGGAAGTTCCAGCCCGGGACGATCGTCGAGACCGGCGTCTACAGCGGCGTCTCGACGACGACGATCCTGGCCGCGCTGGCCGAGAACGGACACGGCCACCTCCGCTCGATCGACTGCTCGGCGGGGTTACGCGCGGGCGAGACGGATCCGGAGCACCGAGCCCGACAGCGCCAGTTCAGCAGGGACCGGCCCTCCTGTGCTGAACCCACCAGTCACATCCTCCCACCGGGGAAGGAACCGGGCTGGCTGATCCCCGATCACCTCCGTGACCGCTGGACGCTGACCCAGGGGAGCAGTCGGACCGAACTGCCGGCAGTGGTGGCCGACACCGCGTCGATCGATCTGTTCTTCCACGATTCGGCCCACACGCTGTCTCGCATGCTGTTCGAGTTCGAGTGTGTCTGGGACGTGCTCGAACCCGGCGGCCTCATCGTGTCGAACCACGCGGACTGGAACGACGCCGTCGACACCTTCGCCGAGGAACACCGGTGTGAGCACGGCGACCTCTCCTTTCACTATCTCGGGTACCGCGAGACGGAGGAACCGATCCCGTGCCGGACGGCGTACATCCGCAAACCGGGCGGTGAGTCGGCGTGA
- a CDS encoding HTH domain-containing protein: MPGHDATDRNLPSNQLPTTEPIVRATVYLQSLAPTSSYSSQERLVERLQSLVDAGYIDELTVTVWGEQVCTEGALSTVTDCSQIIQAIGDFFALAADSSVEVAPFFRVKEISSSLSGEEFNCISTPARCVAFYTAESLLGVYPCKVDGVVYTPEDALTQLERLTDEEHQQARA, encoded by the coding sequence ATGCCGGGTCACGACGCTACCGACCGGAACCTGCCGTCGAACCAACTACCCACAACGGAGCCGATCGTCCGCGCCACGGTGTATCTTCAGTCGCTGGCGCCGACCAGCTCCTACTCCTCGCAGGAACGGCTCGTCGAACGGTTGCAATCGCTCGTCGACGCCGGCTATATCGACGAACTGACCGTGACGGTGTGGGGCGAACAGGTCTGTACCGAGGGTGCGCTCTCGACTGTCACCGATTGCTCACAGATCATCCAGGCCATCGGCGATTTCTTCGCGCTGGCCGCCGACTCCTCGGTGGAGGTCGCTCCGTTCTTTCGGGTCAAGGAAATCTCCTCCTCGCTCTCCGGCGAGGAGTTCAACTGTATCTCCACGCCCGCGCGGTGTGTCGCGTTCTACACCGCCGAGTCACTGCTCGGTGTCTACCCTTGCAAGGTCGACGGCGTCGTCTACACGCCCGAGGACGCCCTCACACAGCTCGAGCGGCTCACCGACGAGGAACACCAACAGGCACGGGCCTGA
- a CDS encoding glycosyltransferase family 2 protein, which translates to MYDDSSVGVVVPAYNEEPFIEAVLTTIPEFVDRTFVVDDCSTDGTWEIVSSLADRTAAQRVTDGGTVEPDQAATTLASAIPDQDIVPVRHESNGGRGAAVKTGYELALVDGHDIVAVMDGDGQMDPTQLERIVEPVAAGRVEYAKGNRLASPDHWAGMSRWRLFGNTVLTALTKVASGYWGMRDPQNGYTAISADALRQLDLDSIYDDYGFLNDLLIRLDARGMRLADVPITAVYGDESSGIEYSTFVPRLSWLLLTGFLWRLWTKYFRRATASRDDSTNSP; encoded by the coding sequence ATGTACGACGACTCGTCCGTCGGTGTGGTCGTCCCGGCCTACAACGAGGAACCGTTCATCGAAGCCGTCCTGACGACGATTCCGGAGTTCGTCGATCGGACGTTCGTCGTCGACGACTGTTCGACCGATGGAACCTGGGAGATCGTCTCCTCGCTCGCCGACCGGACAGCGGCGCAACGGGTCACGGACGGGGGGACCGTCGAACCCGACCAGGCGGCGACGACGCTCGCGTCGGCGATTCCGGACCAGGACATCGTTCCCGTTCGACACGAGTCCAACGGCGGGCGGGGAGCGGCCGTCAAGACCGGGTACGAACTCGCGCTGGTCGACGGCCACGACATCGTCGCGGTGATGGACGGCGACGGACAGATGGACCCGACACAACTGGAGCGGATCGTCGAGCCAGTCGCGGCCGGTCGCGTCGAGTACGCGAAGGGGAACCGCCTCGCGTCGCCCGACCACTGGGCGGGCATGTCCCGCTGGCGCCTGTTCGGCAACACCGTTCTGACCGCTCTCACGAAAGTCGCGAGCGGCTACTGGGGGATGCGCGACCCGCAGAACGGGTACACTGCGATCTCGGCCGACGCGCTTCGCCAACTCGATCTCGACTCGATCTACGACGACTATGGCTTTCTCAACGACCTGTTGATCCGCCTCGACGCACGCGGGATGCGACTGGCCGATGTCCCGATCACCGCCGTCTACGGCGACGAATCCAGCGGGATCGAGTACTCCACGTTCGTCCCCCGTCTCTCATGGCTCCTCCTGACGGGGTTTCTCTGGCGACTCTGGACGAAGTACTTCCGTCGGGCGACGGCCAGCCGCGACGACAGCACGAACTCCCCATAA
- a CDS encoding class I SAM-dependent methyltransferase, translating into MTLESPPEDHFETNIDRFSSDELLSQYTDRATAGLFPEERAAIDRYFDDDGAVLDVGCGVGRTTRPLAERGFDVVGIDLSQEMIEAARRLSPDIDFSVDDATDLGFETASFDYALFSHNGIDYIHPTAKREQAFRELRRVLKPGGILVFSTHNAWYRFPAIVRDREFLRTFYLNRTNVPRLFDRYKKDTGEADLHTYMSNPIRQRRQLRRCGFDPLELVGKRDGPGKYFEAMLYFAAER; encoded by the coding sequence ATGACACTCGAATCACCCCCCGAAGACCACTTCGAGACGAACATCGATCGGTTCTCGTCGGACGAACTGCTCTCACAGTACACGGACCGGGCGACAGCGGGCCTGTTTCCCGAAGAACGCGCCGCCATCGACCGCTACTTCGACGACGACGGGGCAGTCCTCGATGTCGGCTGTGGCGTCGGCCGGACGACACGTCCCCTCGCAGAACGGGGCTTCGATGTCGTCGGGATCGACCTCAGTCAGGAGATGATCGAGGCGGCACGACGACTCTCCCCCGACATCGACTTCAGCGTCGACGACGCGACCGATCTCGGGTTCGAGACGGCGTCGTTCGACTACGCGCTGTTCTCGCACAACGGGATCGACTACATCCACCCGACGGCCAAACGCGAGCAGGCGTTCCGGGAGCTCCGGCGCGTCCTCAAACCCGGCGGTATCCTCGTGTTCAGCACCCACAACGCCTGGTACCGGTTCCCGGCGATCGTTCGGGACAGGGAGTTCCTGCGAACGTTCTACCTCAACCGGACCAACGTTCCCAGGCTGTTCGATCGGTACAAGAAAGACACCGGCGAAGCCGATCTCCACACGTACATGTCGAACCCCATCAGACAGCGCCGTCAGCTCCGACGCTGCGGGTTCGATCCGCTGGAACTCGTCGGGAAACGCGACGGGCCGGGCAAGTACTTCGAGGCGATGCTGTACTTCGCCGCCGAGCGATGA
- a CDS encoding HalOD1 output domain-containing protein produces the protein MVQATQTPEEGRLWNELAETPSTAIVLELMHTLDREVDEIPPLARTIDPDAIDRLVESGAQGTSISFTHAGCAVTVSPTKISVSRPETPPRV, from the coding sequence ATGGTTCAAGCCACGCAGACACCCGAAGAGGGTCGGCTTTGGAACGAACTCGCGGAGACACCGAGCACTGCGATCGTGCTCGAACTCATGCACACGCTCGATCGTGAGGTAGACGAAATTCCGCCGCTGGCGAGGACGATCGATCCGGACGCTATCGACCGGCTCGTCGAATCGGGCGCGCAGGGGACCTCGATCTCGTTCACGCACGCGGGCTGTGCGGTGACAGTTTCCCCAACGAAAATCTCGGTGTCCCGACCCGAGACGCCGCCACGGGTATAA
- a CDS encoding 3-keto-5-aminohexanoate cleavage protein, producing MTYREYMNGAPVSCSVAPTGYQSLDGHGTNVPIEPDAVADDIEECQLLGATIAQLHGRTDDGTPAPSRLPAISTAVTDVTDDILIEYAVSPAAQLGDYLDVIDEGPVPDIAQVFLGPVQHGRREVASISRRDVDRFVEHLVERGIKPNFVVLNGRDINELGRLRQSGLLSTPPMVTVRLGPADGTVATPGQLLALLDAIPADATVFVGATGPNQFPLTTMAVLLGAHVRTGMGDNLYLDIDSPVHRNSQLVGRVSDVVRHSRRTFAAPEDVVEMLSLPEIQSNVEV from the coding sequence ATGACCTACCGAGAGTACATGAACGGCGCCCCAGTCAGCTGTAGTGTGGCCCCGACAGGGTATCAATCACTGGACGGCCACGGCACGAACGTCCCGATCGAACCGGACGCTGTCGCCGACGACATCGAGGAGTGTCAGCTGCTGGGGGCGACGATCGCCCAACTGCACGGACGGACCGACGACGGAACGCCCGCACCGTCGCGGTTGCCGGCGATCAGTACTGCAGTCACGGACGTGACCGACGACATCCTGATCGAGTACGCGGTCAGTCCGGCAGCACAGCTCGGTGACTACCTCGATGTCATCGACGAAGGGCCGGTCCCGGATATCGCACAGGTCTTCCTCGGGCCGGTTCAACACGGTCGTCGAGAGGTCGCATCGATCAGCCGGCGGGACGTAGACAGGTTCGTCGAACACCTCGTCGAGCGCGGCATCAAGCCCAACTTCGTGGTGTTGAACGGCCGTGACATCAACGAACTCGGTCGCCTACGCCAGTCGGGCCTGCTCTCGACGCCACCGATGGTGACCGTACGGCTCGGGCCGGCTGACGGGACCGTCGCCACCCCGGGCCAGTTGCTCGCACTGCTCGACGCCATCCCCGCCGATGCGACGGTGTTTGTCGGCGCCACAGGTCCGAACCAGTTCCCGCTCACGACGATGGCCGTGCTGCTGGGCGCCCACGTCCGAACGGGAATGGGCGATAACCTCTATCTCGACATCGACTCGCCGGTCCACCGGAACAGTCAACTCGTCGGCCGAGTCAGCGACGTAGTTCGCCACTCGCGCCGTACGTTTGCCGCTCCGGAAGACGTTGTCGAGATGTTATCACTTCCGGAGATACAGTCGAACGTCGAGGTGTAG
- a CDS encoding DUF7344 domain-containing protein, whose protein sequence is MEAQDSPITSTGSELPDHDGADQKEAEMSQETTQTERVETPSLDLIFEVLKNSRRREAIQYLREQDQRVSLGELAEHIAAIENDTTTKQLTSSQRKRVYVGLYQCHLPKMDDVGVVDFNQDRGHVTLTEQVQYFEPYLDYTGEAESRPWYQYYGGLAVSGAGVVGLVTLLGAPGWVLVLVATALVCAVGGCAVVHRATSE, encoded by the coding sequence ATGGAAGCACAAGACTCACCGATCACAAGCACTGGATCCGAACTACCGGATCACGACGGAGCGGATCAGAAAGAGGCAGAGATGAGCCAGGAGACCACACAGACAGAACGTGTGGAGACACCGTCGCTCGACCTGATCTTCGAGGTGTTGAAGAACAGTCGGCGACGGGAGGCCATCCAGTACCTCCGAGAACAGGACCAACGAGTATCGCTCGGCGAACTCGCCGAACACATCGCGGCGATCGAGAACGACACGACGACGAAACAGCTGACCTCCAGCCAGCGCAAGCGCGTCTACGTGGGGTTGTACCAGTGTCACCTGCCGAAGATGGACGATGTCGGTGTCGTCGACTTCAACCAGGACCGCGGTCACGTGACCCTGACCGAACAGGTGCAGTACTTCGAACCGTATCTTGACTACACGGGGGAGGCGGAGTCACGACCGTGGTACCAGTACTACGGCGGTCTCGCCGTGTCCGGTGCCGGAGTGGTCGGCCTGGTGACGCTGCTCGGAGCGCCCGGATGGGTGCTCGTTCTCGTGGCGACCGCGCTGGTCTGTGCTGTGGGCGGCTGTGCCGTGGTTCATCGCGCGACGAGCGAATAG
- the wecB gene encoding non-hydrolyzing UDP-N-acetylglucosamine 2-epimerase yields MKVLSVVGARPQFVKAFPVSEALRREHTELLVHTGQHYDEELSGVFFEELPIPEPDHNLGVGSGSHAEQTAAMMQGLESLVDTTDPDAVLVYGDTNSTLAGALVAAKRRPALIHVEAGLRSGDRSMPEEVNRVLTDHVSDLLCVPSARARTQLEREGIDRGIYETGDVMYDAIRYARTVATEHSTVLAELGLDPAEYVLATVHRAANTDDRDRLGRIVSGLCDSRIPVVFPAHPRTVDALHRYGLYDEAREGLELIDPVGYLDFVRLLDGAARVATDSGGVQKEAFYLETPCVTLRETTEWTETVDCGWNVLVGADRAAIRDALAASRPRGPKPDLYGNGQAAERIVEAIDDLSGSDR; encoded by the coding sequence ATGAAGGTCCTCAGCGTCGTTGGCGCTCGACCGCAGTTCGTCAAGGCGTTTCCCGTCTCGGAGGCGCTCCGCCGGGAGCACACGGAGCTGTTGGTGCACACGGGGCAACACTACGACGAGGAGCTCTCCGGCGTCTTCTTCGAGGAGTTACCGATCCCCGAGCCGGACCACAATCTCGGGGTCGGGTCGGGCTCCCACGCCGAGCAGACGGCGGCGATGATGCAGGGCCTGGAGTCGCTCGTGGACACCACCGACCCCGACGCCGTGTTGGTCTACGGCGACACGAACTCGACGCTCGCGGGGGCGCTGGTCGCCGCCAAGCGACGCCCGGCACTGATCCACGTCGAGGCCGGGCTCAGAAGCGGCGACCGGTCGATGCCCGAGGAGGTCAACCGCGTGCTCACCGATCACGTCTCCGACCTCCTGTGCGTGCCCAGCGCTCGTGCCCGGACACAGCTCGAACGAGAGGGGATCGACCGCGGGATCTACGAGACTGGGGACGTGATGTACGACGCGATCCGGTACGCCCGGACCGTCGCCACGGAGCACTCGACGGTGCTTGCCGAACTGGGGCTCGATCCGGCGGAGTACGTCCTGGCGACGGTCCATCGGGCGGCGAACACAGACGACCGTGACCGGCTCGGGCGGATCGTCTCGGGGCTGTGTGACAGTCGGATCCCGGTCGTCTTCCCGGCCCACCCGCGGACGGTCGACGCCCTCCACCGGTACGGGCTCTACGACGAGGCACGCGAAGGGCTGGAGCTGATCGATCCGGTCGGGTACCTCGATTTCGTCCGCCTGCTCGACGGCGCAGCCAGGGTCGCGACCGACTCCGGCGGCGTCCAGAAGGAGGCGTTCTATCTCGAAACGCCCTGCGTGACGCTCAGAGAGACGACCGAGTGGACCGAGACCGTCGACTGTGGCTGGAACGTGCTGGTCGGTGCCGACCGGGCGGCGATCCGTGACGCGCTCGCCGCGTCGCGCCCACGCGGGCCGAAACCCGACCTCTACGGCAACGGGCAGGCTGCCGAGCGGATCGTCGAGGCGATCGACGACCTGTCGGGGTCGGACAGGTAG
- a CDS encoding winged helix-turn-helix domain-containing protein — protein sequence MVDFDQWDEVSFVISSRYRVETIRRLSEGPATPSLIADDMDLSIAHVSRALQELREAELVHLLVSEDRKKGRVYGVTDKGVEVWNTITRKNMA from the coding sequence ATGGTAGACTTCGACCAATGGGACGAGGTGAGTTTCGTGATCAGTTCGCGGTACAGAGTCGAGACCATCCGTCGCCTCTCGGAGGGCCCGGCGACACCGTCGCTGATCGCCGACGATATGGATCTCAGTATCGCACACGTCTCCCGTGCGCTCCAGGAACTGCGCGAGGCCGAGCTCGTCCATCTGCTGGTGTCGGAAGACCGGAAGAAAGGGCGCGTCTACGGGGTGACCGACAAAGGCGTCGAGGTCTGGAACACGATCACCCGGAAGAACATGGCGTGA